A stretch of DNA from Malus sylvestris chromosome 9, drMalSylv7.2, whole genome shotgun sequence:
AATGACAGAGGTACACGAAGGAATTTACGGAGCCCACCAATCTGGATGAAAAATGTATTGGCTACTTCGATGGCATAACTATTTTTGGCCGAGTATTCTGAAGGATTGTATTGAGTACGTAAAATGCTGTGTACAATGTTGAATCCATAGGCTTATACAGAGAGTACAGGCTGAATCATTACATTCGGTCACCAAACCATGGCCGTTccgaggatgggccatggatgttATCGGTAAAATCACACCATCTTCTGGTGCAGCCAAACATGCGTGGATACTTGTTGCAAcgaactacttcaccaaatgggtcgaaGCCAAGTCATATGCCGAGCTAACGTCTAAGGAAATTTGTAATTTCGTTGAAGAAAACATTGTTACTAGATTCGGCGTACCAGAAACAATCATCACAGATAACGGTACAATTTTTACATTCGACATATTTAAGGACTATACGACAAATCTAAAGATTCGACTCAAGCAATCTACACCATACTACCCGCAAGTGAATGGACAGGTCGAaacaagtaataaggtttttaTTGGTATTCTTGAAAAGATGATAAAAGAAAGGCCAGGCATATGGCATTTAAGGATAAATGAAGCGTTATGGGCTTATCGAACCTCCCTACGAACAGCCACCGAAACGACTCTGTACGCGTTAACTTATAGACACGACG
This window harbors:
- the LOC126633952 gene encoding uncharacterized protein LOC126633952, whose protein sequence is MALSEFSLQYVPKEAVKCQATVDFLAQHPSPYEFGGTDVDIGLIQTSDNYWTMYFDDSSTSVSVGVGIVIQSLTHNRWLIQRVQAESLHSVTKPWPFRGWAMDVIGKITPSSGAAKHAWILVATNYFTKWVEAKSYAELTSKEICNFVEENIVTRFGVPETIITDNGTIFTFDIFKDYTTNLKIRLKQSTPYYPQVNGQVETSNKVFIGILEKMIKERPGIWHLRINEALWAYRTSLRTATETTLYALTYRHDAMLLVELSINSLRTIEQSSLFSAEYSQAMRQELEDLEEARLDAYNLLMA